In a genomic window of Lycium ferocissimum isolate CSIRO_LF1 chromosome 9, AGI_CSIRO_Lferr_CH_V1, whole genome shotgun sequence:
- the LOC132030211 gene encoding auxin-responsive protein SAUR77: protein MDCVVLPVAILTRRCSGRLLGYRPLAEDYGDSDDLITVLVGKEKREFLVEPFVLEESPFRILIDMVRKEDRGRVKENIRTKKVIYVDVDAILFEHMLWLMQNDCSSLFKLNLKEIIEFYAQDI from the coding sequence ATGGATTGCGTAGTTTTGCCGGTTGCAATCTTGACAAGGCGGTGCTCCGGCCGATTACTTGGCTATAGGCCACTAGCCGAAGATTATGGTGATTCAGATGATCTGATAACTGTGCTGGtgggaaaagagaagagagaattcTTGGTGGAGCCATTTGTGTTGGAAGAAAGTCCATTTAGAATTTTGATTGACATGGTGAGGAAAGAAGATagaggaagagtaaaggaaaatATTAGAACAAAGAAAGTAATTTATGTGGATGTGGATGCTATATTGTTTGAGCACATGTTATGGTTGATGCAAAATGATTGCTCTTCTTTGTTTAAGCTCAATCTTAAGGAGATCATTGAATTCTATGCCCAAGATATATAG